GGGGATCTCTTCAGGGGGATGATCAAGCTTACTCGTATAACCACAGCTAGTACATATTACCCTCCAAATATTCCCGTGTAGCTCAACCACATCTATAGCACTCGCCCGCTGATGCAAGCCGTCAACATTCTGTGTGATAATGGGCCCAATCATATTCTCCTTCTGCATTTTAGCTAGAACTATATGAGCTGGATTAGGCTTAGCTTTAGCAATAAGTCCCATTCTCCACTTATACCACTCCCAGACCCTTAAAGGATTAGAGTGGAAAGCCTCTGGAGTAGCTAGCTCTTCAGGCCTATATTTATTCCATAATCCATCCTTACCGCGGAATGTGGGAATACCGCTTTCAGCACTAACACCCGCACCGGTCAAAACAACCGTGTACGTAGACTCATTAATCCATTTTGCAACTACTTCAACAACATTTTCTTCCAAGACAATATCCCTTACATATATGTGGGTTTAACAAGGAAAAATGATTTTATTTTAATAATAAGAATCGCTATTAAACCAATCGGGTGAATTTCTCGGTGAGCATTCGAGGCATTATTGTTCCAATGATTACACCCTTCCAGGAAGATTAT
The nucleotide sequence above comes from Candidatus Tiamatella incendiivivens. Encoded proteins:
- a CDS encoding NAD-dependent deacylase — protein: MEENVVEVVAKWINESTYTVVLTGAGVSAESGIPTFRGKDGLWNKYRPEELATPEAFHSNPLRVWEWYKWRMGLIAKAKPNPAHIVLAKMQKENMIGPIITQNVDGLHQRASAIDVVELHGNIWRVICTSCGYTSKLDHPPEEIPPHCPKCGGLLRPGVVWFGEPLPDQAVRRAFQEASHAKLMLVVGTSLQVYPAAYLPVLAKNYNGRVIVVNPTPTPFDNEADLVIHEKAGMFFEELGERISLL